The Candidatus Polarisedimenticolia bacterium genome window below encodes:
- the rpsE gene encoding 30S ribosomal protein S5, whose translation MKSSELDLKDQVVHINRVTKVVKGGKNFRFSALVVVGDLRGHVGFGMGKAREVPVAIAKGVERAKRNLIRVPIKDGTIPHPIVGHFGAGRVMLRPASTGTGVIAGGAVRAVMESAGIQDILTKSLGTTNPYNVVRATFAGLQQLRDPKAVRQRSVEVTEDKNGEADRQAEGQDH comes from the coding sequence ATGAAAAGCTCGGAGCTCGACTTGAAGGACCAGGTGGTCCACATCAACCGGGTCACGAAAGTCGTCAAGGGGGGCAAGAACTTCCGCTTCTCGGCGCTCGTGGTGGTCGGCGACCTGCGGGGGCACGTCGGCTTCGGCATGGGGAAAGCCCGGGAAGTTCCGGTCGCCATCGCCAAGGGAGTCGAGCGCGCCAAACGGAACTTGATCCGGGTGCCGATCAAAGACGGGACGATTCCGCACCCGATCGTCGGCCATTTCGGCGCGGGGAGGGTGATGCTCCGGCCCGCGTCCACCGGCACGGGGGTCATCGCGGGGGGCGCGGTGCGCGCCGTCATGGAATCGGCGGGCATCCAGGACATTCTGACGAAATCGCTGGGCACCACGAACCCCTACAACGTCGTACGCGCCACGTTCGCGGGGCTCCAGCAGCTCCGGGATCCCAAGGCCGTACGGCAGAGGAGTGTCGAGGTGACGGAGGACAAGAATGGCGAAGCGGACCGCCAAGCGGAAGGGCAAGACCATTGA
- the rplR gene encoding 50S ribosomal protein L18, with translation MQRDARKSQRRDRRRSRIRSRLSGTAAKPRVSVYKSLKHIYAQAIDDEKGQTLAHASSLEKGGGGKSGGNLAGARTVGSLIAERLKEKGLEEVVFDRGGYPYHGRIKAVADAAREKGLKF, from the coding sequence ATGCAGAGGGACGCAAGAAAAAGCCAGCGCCGGGATCGACGGAGGTCGCGGATTCGCTCCCGGCTTTCCGGCACCGCCGCCAAGCCGCGCGTTTCGGTGTACAAGAGCCTGAAGCACATCTACGCGCAGGCCATCGACGATGAAAAGGGACAGACGCTCGCCCATGCCTCCAGCCTCGAGAAGGGAGGCGGCGGCAAGTCGGGCGGCAACCTCGCGGGGGCCCGGACGGTCGGCTCGCTGATCGCGGAGAGGCTCAAGGAGAAGGGTCTCGAGGAAGTCGTGTTCGACCGGGGAGGGTATCCCTATCATGGCCGGATCAAGGCCGTGGCGGACGCCGCCCGGGAGAAGGGGCTCAAGTTCTGA
- the rpmD gene encoding 50S ribosomal protein L30 yields the protein MAKRTAKRKGKTIEIVQVRSGIGAPEDQKRTLRSLGFRRLNQTVVRPDNPAVRGMVATIPHLVRVVGE from the coding sequence ATGGCGAAGCGGACCGCCAAGCGGAAGGGCAAGACCATTGAGATCGTCCAGGTGCGCAGCGGCATCGGCGCGCCGGAGGATCAGAAGCGGACGCTGCGATCGCTGGGATTCCGTCGCCTGAACCAGACGGTGGTGCGCCCCGACAATCCGGCCGTCCGGGGAATGGTGGCGACCATTCCCCACTTGGTCCGGGTGGTGGGCGAATAG
- the rplO gene encoding 50S ribosomal protein L15 has protein sequence MGLESLRAAAGSRRKKWRVGRGPGSGNGKTAGAGNKGQLSRSGFSRQRGFEGGQMPLHRRVPKRGFKNLFRKEFTVVNLDQMAGFQGEVTPESLVASGILKRVRGGVVLLARGDCPAGLKVKVHRISKQARAKVEAAGGTVEILSA, from the coding sequence ATCGGCCTCGAATCGCTGCGCGCCGCCGCCGGCTCGCGCCGCAAGAAATGGCGTGTCGGCCGCGGGCCGGGATCGGGGAACGGCAAGACGGCGGGCGCGGGCAACAAGGGGCAGCTCTCGCGATCCGGGTTCTCGCGGCAGCGAGGGTTTGAAGGCGGGCAGATGCCGCTGCACCGCCGGGTTCCGAAGCGCGGCTTCAAGAACCTGTTCCGGAAGGAGTTCACGGTGGTGAACCTGGATCAGATGGCCGGGTTCCAGGGAGAGGTCACCCCGGAGAGCCTGGTGGCCAGCGGCATCCTGAAGCGGGTGCGGGGCGGCGTCGTGCTCCTGGCGCGCGGCGATTGCCCGGCCGGCCTGAAGGTGAAAGTGCACCGGATCAGCAAGCAGGCGCGCGCCAAGGTCGAGGCCGCCGGCGGGACCGTCGAGATCCTCTCCGCCTGA